The Alnus glutinosa chromosome 1, dhAlnGlut1.1, whole genome shotgun sequence region CTTGAGGACATGCGTAGAGACTACATAATTGGTTTAATGTGATTAGAGTATGCTACCTAAAATTTattgtgacagtaaaaattagtgATTGGATTagtccctaaaaaaaaataaagattaatatTACGGATTGTTATCACATCTCAATTATATGATTGTCGTACAATAATCTGCTGAATAATATTATCCGTACGATTAAACCCATCTGATATTTTTCATCCGGAGGCTACCATTATATCTATTCTAATGGTCGGCATGTGGAGGTTGGTATCGATCAGGCAGTTTATTATCCAATTACCGTATGAAAATGTCAATAACAGTAATTTAttatgaatataaatattacaaCTCCTGAAACAAACGTATCTCAAGCCATTTTACCTcatagattaaaaataaataaataaataaactgtatAGACCTTTAATCTTTTCCGAAATATTTATCAAGGATTTTAACTTGATTgacatattttgtattttgtacatATATATCGAACCGAGAAAAATGGGTTTTTTAACCCCTATTTCCTTGTCTCTAAACTACTTCAAATTAGTTGGTTGCCTTGAATCAAAAGGGCCTCTTGAGATCCTTAAAATCCGTAGAATCAATACACTCCAACCTATCTTTATGAAGATTCAACAATTTCAACAACTCCGTGGCCTTCTCCTTTGTTCTCTCTGCACAACCCACCTGTAAGAGCAATAGCAGCTTCTGAAACGCACCTACTTGAAGCGCTTCAATCCCAACTCCTCCCTCTTCCCTCTTTTCATTCTTGCAGAGCTTCCAAAGGATGGACACCGAGAACTCGGTCGCCAAATCCGATACCCGCAACAGCTTCTTAACTAAAACCGGCATCGTCAAAGCGTGATTGTAGGccttttctctccctttctcacTTTCGCATACGCCGTCGAGAACACCCAGTGCCTTCTCGCATATGCTTCTTTCGGCATCGACAAGCATTTCCAACAGCAAAGAGACAAAGCCCATGCCAACAAATCTTTCTATGATGTTTTCATTTGCGTACGAGGACTTTACCATGCGAAATATGACCATCAATGAAGCATTGGTGGCAGTACGGCAAATTGGCTCTTTTATCAGCTTCACTAATGCTTCTAAAGCTCCTTCAACCTCCGCTAACGCGTCTATTCTATGCTGATCGTCCGATGAGAGAACCACTTTTAAGGCCAGAACCGCATTCCTTCTCCCTGACAAATCTCCACCCTTCAAAAACCATACCATGCAATCCAGTGAAGCAGCCGATCCAAGATAAGACTTGGCCTCTTCATCAAGTGGGAAAAGCAAGGTTAAAGCCGATAAGATTTCATCCAATACCGcaatatttctatttaaagacgcCCTGGAAAATGTGTCAAACGCAGCAGATAGTGCACTGCCGGTCTTATTCGCCACAATGCACCGCTTGTTGCGCTCGCCCTCCTGCCCCAATGCCTTGATCTTTGCCACCAACTCTCGGCACCCGATATGATCGCCACGTTGACTTGCCATCGTAATCTTGGAAAGCATTTCTGAAACCTCTACCGAACTTACCGGAATTCGAGGGGTGGGGACCCTCTCAATGCCGTAGGACTGGTTCTCAACGCACCAGTCTTGTATCATATTCCTTATGGTATGATTTGGTACTAGCTCAACGCTTGTCAACACCTGGTTACTAATAGGACAGGTCACGTTCCCGGCCTCAATCCACGCCTCGATGCTCTCACGGTCGTATGTAATCCCGGTCGACAACGTGACCGGATCTTTCATCAAGTCCAGAGATATCGGGCAGCGGAAATGGACAGGAAGCGTCAGCTCCATGTCTCCGCTCTTACCCTGTTGCCGCTCCTTAGCGGCAGAGCGGGCAGCTCTACGCCTTCTCCACGAAGAAATCATTTGGCCGTTGGTACTAGTTTGAATGAAACAGCACCAaaaggaagaacaaagaagGAGTTTATGTTGTGCTTTTTGTGCAGGAATAAAATGAGAGTtggttgggttgggttgggttgggttgggtttATATATACATAAGCACGGGGTTCAACTTTCAAAACCCagcaataatttaatttaatttgaagaaaaacaaaacagaaagagGGTTGCGGGAAGTCATGggttttgaataatattcaaccGTTGAATTGAAATGGTATATATAATGGAACACCGTGCGGTTTTGGAGTGGAATTGatcaaacccccccccccaaaaaaaaaaaaaaaatcaaaagttggACACAAAAGGTGGTCAGCGAGTCGGTGGACTGACCGATTCTTAACCGACCTTAGGGGCATGCGAGATAGCTAGGCTCATGATCagtatttccttttcttttgtcttaGCGTAGTAAAATATATTTAGGTTTTCCATCAACGCATTTGGACCCGAACGCGTACTTGACGCGCACGCCTTGCATTTCGATCGGCAGGAATGGGCGTGCGTGCTTACTGGCCAACGCGTACGTGGAGGACTGGGTGTGTTACACTTTTGGTGACCCAGCACGCATTCACCACTCCTAACGTAGTCCTAACTCACACGGAAGCACTTTTTATACGCAGGCATAGACAATTCGGACGTATAAATATGGGAATATATATGATCCTTTTCATTTCACAAAGAATAGAGAGTCGTCTTTGTGGCGTACGTGGTGGTACGTGATTGACAACGTGTGATGGGTTTGGAAACTGGTAAAGCTGCTAGATCTACCTTCTGGAGTTTACTTATGATGATAGATAAGTAGGATATTCGAggtagagtaatgctacacatcatccccttgttctccttttgtccccctaaaattgatgtggctcttaaaatcaccattaaatttttgatatatcactattggattttgatccaatggtaattttaagagccacatcaattttgggaggacaaaaggaggacaaggggatgatgtttagcattactctttgagGTATCCCGGCCTCCCAAATGATCACTACAAGAGTTGAgtaatgataattattatcTTCTTAGCTTTCATTAACCAGCTCTGAATCTCGAAATTCTGTAATAgcagaaaagataaaaaagaaaataaaaatgatgaaaattacCAAATCTGCTGGAacaatatagtttttatttgaaaactcATAATCAGTTTACAGCAGTTTCTAACTATTGAAAAAACAGTTTATGACTGTTGAAAACACAGTTTATGACTGTTGAAAACACagttagaaaatatagtttttaacaGTTTAGAAAACAGTTacgtatttaaaaaaaatattactgttAGAAAAGCAGTTGTACACATCAGAAAAATACACACGTAATTAATAATTTCGTGTGCAACGATGCGAACGTGCTAAGTGCGTCTAAAGCGTCAAAGCAACTAAGCGACACGCGTGCGTGCGTACGACGACCAGTGCTTCGCACTAGGGTGATGCAACTGGCACAACTAGCACATGTATACTCAAAATCTTATTTAATATAAGAGcttgataaatgcttataaagtaCAAAAAATACTCATAGCTTTTTAATGTGGgacaaagaataataaaaagaaatagaggggaatttaaatattcaaatttaagataaacttggattttcatgaaataattttcaacagcATCCTCCTTCAAAAATGTATGTGCATATACATTTATATTGGTACCTAcatgttgggaataatcccgcTAGACCCAGCCCATCCAATAGATTGTGGCCTCTAAACTCACAATAGCCTACTGTTACGGTCCTCCATAACAGAGGATGATTGGTGTATAATTTGGATGGGGAATGTgtgggatagtagggtattcaAGGTACCCTAGGCCTCCTAATGTTAGGATTATTCGAGgaaccctaaaaaactcccaaaacaactacaagagttgaatattaattttcttcttgatatcttattcatgcttcaatacccctatttatagggttgcAAAACCGAATTAcagaaacaataaataaataaatattacaaacctaaataaatattactaattcTAAATACGACTAATACCATATTAATAAACcctattattctcttaaagagAGAATACGACTCTTACCTTAATTAAACCTAATAATAAACCttattattctcttaaagagAGAATACAACTCTTACCTTATTTAAAACCTAAtctaattattctattaaagagAGCATTAATATAATTCCTATAATACCTTTCCCTATTATGGGTACATAACACTCCTACCCTCTTCAAATGGACCTTGTCCCAAGGTCCTAAAAAGATGACTCTCATAGCTGCTGATGTGGTCCACGTGTGGGGtagcattgaaaaaaaaaaaaaaaggaaaaaaaatatgcgTATAAAGATTTTCCATATTCAGCCAGTGCCGCATGAGTCATTATTTTCCCCCAAATCATGGCTTCCTCATTTTTCTCATCCACAATCTTCcacttagagcactagcagcagatttccaaccattttccctatgtttagggaacaaaactactttttgcttccctataaaaaaataccccacaatagattcccttacctttccctatatcaattaaatattatttttttactcttattttattttttttctttctttcctactttttttctcttccctatatcaattaattatacttcttttatattaaaataatacatagagaatgaatagtagacatgtatacattgagaatcactattcattcccaaccccctcatctaaatatagggcatctgctgtgggaggttttttgattttttcatgaaatttttcctaaatataggaaagggaactaatatagggtaactgctactagtgctcttagggGCAAACGGATTGGGCAGAATATTTCCTTCTCCGACGCCCTGATTTCAAGCTGCCTCTCGAGCCACAGGCGTTTCTCCCTCCTACATCGAAAATCTCGGATATTGCCATAactctcttcaatttttttccagCAGCAAATTCCGGTTTCACTTCTCCTGCAACAGAAAATTCGGAAATCTCGGACGACCCCATCTTCGTTCCTCCTCCGCCAGTCAAGCCGAAACGTGCGCCCCTGTCCTCCTCTAGCAAAGGAAACTCCCTGTTTGGGACGGCAAGGTTTGGGCTACCGTTCTTCATGCTGGAATCTCTGTCCTTCACGTCATCACCGTCTGGGGGATGGCTGGGTGGCCGCTGGTGACCGAAAACGCCATCTGGAGGGGAACCGCACTTCGTCGGATCCTCTGGTTCGCTACCCATCCTCCCGAGCTCTGTTCCCTGCCGCCGGCCAGTGAACGGTGATCTGAGCCACAACTCGGTCTGCTCCTGGAGCCTCTTCCTCACTGAACGCAGAATTCGGCGCCTTGAAGCCCCGGACGTTGTCCCGCCGCACCtacctcttcttctttggtccTCTTTTGCCCAAGCCCGGGTCTTTCTTCCCACGGCCCGACCCATTCACGCCAAACTTAGACACTGCAAGGGGCTTTCTTCTCACCAGGAAATGTCTTGTTTTGAACCTTG contains the following coding sequences:
- the LOC133858716 gene encoding U-box domain-containing protein 21-like — encoded protein: MISSWRRRRAARSAAKERQQGKSGDMELTLPVHFRCPISLDLMKDPVTLSTGITYDRESIEAWIEAGNVTCPISNQVLTSVELVPNHTIRNMIQDWCVENQSYGIERVPTPRIPVSSVEVSEMLSKITMASQRGDHIGCRELVAKIKALGQEGERNKRCIVANKTGSALSAAFDTFSRASLNRNIAVLDEILSALTLLFPLDEEAKSYLGSAASLDCMVWFLKGGDLSGRRNAVLALKVVLSSDDQHRIDALAEVEGALEALVKLIKEPICRTATNASLMVIFRMVKSSYANENIIERFVGMGFVSLLLEMLVDAERSICEKALGVLDGVCESEKGREKAYNHALTMPVLVKKLLRVSDLATEFSVSILWKLCKNEKREEGGVGIEALQVGAFQKLLLLLQVGCAERTKEKATELLKLLNLHKDRLECIDSTDFKDLKRPF